Proteins encoded within one genomic window of Christensenellaceae bacterium:
- the efp gene encoding elongation factor P: MIVAGDFRKGATFEMEGKIYTVVDFQHVKPGKGSAFVRTKIKNIVTGQVLERTFNPSDKYPVAVIETKEMQYLYNEGGLYYFMDTETYDQVPFNKDQVEDTMQYIVENMTATVQFYKGEAFSVVPPNFVELTIVECEQGVQGDTSKAGEKPAKLETGLSVRVPLFVNNGDKIRVDTRTGTYIERA, from the coding sequence ATGATAGTAGCAGGAGATTTTAGGAAGGGTGCGACTTTTGAAATGGAGGGTAAAATTTATACCGTTGTTGATTTTCAGCATGTTAAGCCCGGCAAAGGGTCTGCGTTTGTGCGCACCAAAATTAAGAACATTGTAACAGGGCAGGTCCTTGAGCGCACTTTTAACCCGTCGGATAAATATCCGGTGGCGGTTATTGAAACCAAGGAGATGCAGTACCTTTATAATGAGGGAGGGCTTTATTACTTTATGGATACCGAAACTTATGATCAGGTTCCTTTTAATAAAGATCAGGTTGAGGACACTATGCAGTATATTGTTGAAAATATGACAGCCACTGTTCAGTTTTATAAGGGTGAGGCCTTCAGTGTGGTTCCGCCAAACTTTGTAGAGCTCACTATTGTGGAGTGTGAGCAAGGCGTTCAGGGAGACACTTCGAAGGCGGGCGAAAAACCGGCAAAACTTGAAACGGGGCTGAGTGTCCGCGTGCCTCTATTTGTAAACAACGGCGATAAAATCAGAGTAGATACGAGAACAGGAACATATATCGAAAGAGCATAA